GTTCTCCTAGCGCCGATGAAGTGAGCTGTCGGATTCGGTTGGAGAAGCAACCGGTCAGTTTCCTGACTTCACCCCTAGGTCAATTAAGACCACTTACTTATTGGGTCCCCCACTCTCACCACGGGTTTGTTGGCGCTGACAGTTGGTGAGATTTGGCGAACTACCAGCGTTGACTTTTTAAGTCTTATTGAATTTTACCGAAAAAGTAGACAGGTAGCGGTAGCAGCAAAGGCTCAAGCTATCCCCCAATGGCGAAAACTCTAGATAAATCAAGGATTTAATGAAGATTTTGCACTTTGACTTGGGCAAAGTGCGACTTATGACACATTTATCCGACGGGCACTGCTGGCGCTTTACTCCCCAATATGCGCATGACTGCAATGCCCAATACCTTTGGAATATGACCCAAATTATGTGGTTCCGGCGAGATTTACGCCTCGCAGACAACCCGGCCCTACTTGCTGCCATCAATTCGGCGGCCGATGGCGAGGACGTTCTTGCCCTATACATAGTTGGGCCTCGAACCTGGGCCACTATGAGTCCTGTTCAACAGCATTACCTAGTGGCTTCTCTGGCAAGTCTAAATGAATCTCTTTCGGGAAATTTGGTCATCAAATACGGGGACGCTAGAGAGATAATTCCAAACTTGGTTCAGAGTCTTAAGGCTTCAGTGGTACACGCTGGTGAACTTCACACTCCCAATGCAATAGCTCGAGATCTTGAGATAGCGCGGAAATTATCTGGGGTTGGCAGTGAGTTGAAGTTTACTGGCTCAGCATACGCCGTCGCGCCGGGACGAATTACTAAAGATGATGGCAGCTTCTACAAGGTGTACACGCCGTATTACAAGAATTGGCTAAAGCACGGTTGGCGACGGCCGGCCGAATATCCTGACCTAAACCAAGTCTGGTGCACCTCAGTTAACTCGGACAAACTTCCTGAGCGAGCAGAGCTATCGGCATTTGACCATCCGATAGCAGGCGAGGCGGCGGCCTTAAAGCGCTGGGAGCGATTTAAGCAAACTGCGTTGGCTGATTATGCCGATAACCGAAATCGACCCGACCTAGATGGCACTTCAATGCTCAGTGCTGCCCTGCGTTTTGGTGAAATTCATCCGCGCACATTGCTAGCCGACTTAGAAGATTCATCTGGACATGAAGTGTTTAGAAAGGAGATAGCTTGGCGTGAATTCTATGCCGACATACTTTTCAATCGACCAGACACCGATACTGGCTATTACAACCGGGCTTATCAGGCAATGGAATATGACACCGGCGAAAAAGCCCAGGAACGCTTCACTGCCTGGGTTACTGGCACCACAGGCTACCCACTAGTTGACGCTGGAATGCGACAGCTCCGGACAACCGGATGGATGCACAATCGAGTTCGAATGGTTGTAGCTTCATTTCTAATTAAGGATCTACATCTGGAATGGACACTGGGCGCTGAACATTTTGCTCAATGGCTAACAGATTTTGATATTGCCTCCAACAGCCATGGCTGGCAATGGACTGCTGGGTGTGGAACCGATGCATCGCCGTATTATCGAGTTTTCAACCCAATCGGGCAGGCAATTAGGTTTGATCCCCATGGAGATTATGTCCGCAAATTTATTCCTGAACTAAGGCATATTCCAGGTCCAGCAGTACATGAACCTTGGCTTGTTGCTGATGGCTTGGCACACGGCTATCCAGAACCAATTGTGGATCATGCAAGCGAACGTCTTGAAGCGTTGTCCCGCCTCGAGAAGTTGCCAAAAGGTAAAGTTCAGAGCGCACACAATCCCCGCGAGAATGATCAAAAGAGGCTCATTCAGAGTTTCGAGTAGTACTCTTTGTCCGAATGCAGGACACTTAACCTATGGAGCATCAGAATCCCGAGTTGTCCAAAATGCGAGTTTCGTATGAGAAATTCGAATTGAATGAGAGTGGCCTCCAAGCAACTCCCCTTGACCAGCTCAATCTGTGGCTACGAGAAGCAGTTGATGCTGGGCCCGATAAAATTCCAGAACCAAATGCCATGGTGCTTTCTACTGTTAACGACCTTGGCGACGCTCATTCACGCACCGTTCTGCTCAAAGGACTTGACAATCAAGGATTAACTTTTTTCACGAACTACCAATCTCAAAAAGCAAACGATCTCGCCAGCAACCCCAGTGTGAGCGCCCTATTTCCCTGGTATTCGTTACACCGACAGGTAATTGTTTCAGGAACGGTTACAAAGGCTAGTCGAGAGATTTCAGAAGCGTATTTCTCAACTAGGCCACATAAATCTAAACTCGGTGCACACATCAGTATGCAGTCTGCTGAAATTTCAGGTCGCGAAGTACTTGAAGCAGATATGGCGCAACTAGAGGAAAAGTTCCCAGAAGGTGCAAATGTTCCACTGCCAAATCATTGGGGCGGATACCTAATCCAAGTTTTCGCTATTGAATTCTGGCAAGGTCGTCGATCGCGCCTACATGACCGCATCAAGTTTGTGCGTAAAAGTGAAGGCGGGT
This is a stretch of genomic DNA from Actinomycetota bacterium. It encodes these proteins:
- a CDS encoding deoxyribodipyrimidine photo-lyase yields the protein MTQIMWFRRDLRLADNPALLAAINSAADGEDVLALYIVGPRTWATMSPVQQHYLVASLASLNESLSGNLVIKYGDAREIIPNLVQSLKASVVHAGELHTPNAIARDLEIARKLSGVGSELKFTGSAYAVAPGRITKDDGSFYKVYTPYYKNWLKHGWRRPAEYPDLNQVWCTSVNSDKLPERAELSAFDHPIAGEAAALKRWERFKQTALADYADNRNRPDLDGTSMLSAALRFGEIHPRTLLADLEDSSGHEVFRKEIAWREFYADILFNRPDTDTGYYNRAYQAMEYDTGEKAQERFTAWVTGTTGYPLVDAGMRQLRTTGWMHNRVRMVVASFLIKDLHLEWTLGAEHFAQWLTDFDIASNSHGWQWTAGCGTDASPYYRVFNPIGQAIRFDPHGDYVRKFIPELRHIPGPAVHEPWLVADGLAHGYPEPIVDHASERLEALSRLEKLPKGKVQSAHNPRENDQKRLIQSFE
- the pdxH gene encoding pyridoxamine 5'-phosphate oxidase, whose protein sequence is MRVSYEKFELNESGLQATPLDQLNLWLREAVDAGPDKIPEPNAMVLSTVNDLGDAHSRTVLLKGLDNQGLTFFTNYQSQKANDLASNPSVSALFPWYSLHRQVIVSGTVTKASREISEAYFSTRPHKSKLGAHISMQSAEISGREVLEADMAQLEEKFPEGANVPLPNHWGGYLIQVFAIEFWQGRRSRLHDRIKFVRKSEGGLLDQADAWQITRLSP